The genomic region GACTCGGACGCCCCCATCGCCTCCGGTGAGGTCGGCAAGGTCGGCGTGGCGATCGACTCGCTCGACGACATGCGCGTCCTGTTCGGCGGGATCCCGCTGGACGAGGTCTCCACCTCGATGACCATCAACGCCCCGGCCGCGCTCCTCCTGCTGCTCTACCAACTGGTCGCCGAGGAGCAGGGCGTCCCGGCGGACCGGCTGACGGGCACCATCCAGAACGACGTGCTCAAGGAGTACATCGCCCGGGGCACGTACATCTTCCCGCCCAAGCCCTCGCTGCGGCTGATCGCGGACATCTTCAAGTACTGCCGGGCCGAGATCCCGAAGTGGAACACCATCTCCATCTCCGGCTACCACATGGCGGAGGCCGGCGCCTCGCCCGCACAGGAGATCGCCTTCACCCTCGCGGACGGCATCGAGTACGTCCGCACCGCCGTCTCGGCCGGCATGGACGTGGACGACTTCGCGCCGCGCCTGTCCTTCTTCTTCGTCGCCCGTACGACGATCCTGGAGGAGGTCGCCAAATTCCGTGCCGCGCGCCGGATCTGGGCGAAGGTGATGCGGGAGGAGTTCGGCGCGAAGAACCCCAAGTCCCTGATGCTGCGCTTCCACACCCAGACCGCCGGGGTCCAGCTCACCGCCCAGCAGCCCGAGGTCAACCTGGTCCGGGTCGCCGTGCAGGGCCTGGGCGCGGTCCTGGGCGGCACGCAGTCACTGCACACCAACTCCTTCGACGAGGCCATCGCCCTGCCGACCGACAAGTCCGCCCGCCTCGCACTGCGCACCCAACAGGTCCTGGCCTACGAGACGGACGTCACGGCGACGGTGGACCCCTTCGCCGGGTCCTACGTCGTCGAGAAGATGACCGACGACGTCGAAGCCGCGGCGGTCGAACTGATGCGGAAGATCGAGGATCTCGGTGGGGCCGTCGCCGCCATCGAACACGGCTTCCAGAAAAGGGAGATCGAGGAGAACGCCTACCGCATCGCCCAGGAGACCGACTCCGGCGAGCGGGTCGTCGTCGGGGTCAACCGCTTCCGCCTGGACGAGGAGGAACCCTACGAACCCCTCCGCGTCGACCCCTTCAT from Streptomyces sp. QL37 harbors:
- a CDS encoding methylmalonyl-CoA mutase family protein; amino-acid sequence: MTNRPRSSESGLPIEPVQGPGTLAGWDPAEKLGEPGQYPFTRGVYPSMYTGRPWTMRQYAGFGTAAESNARYKQLIANGTTGLSVAFDLPTQMGHDSDAPIASGEVGKVGVAIDSLDDMRVLFGGIPLDEVSTSMTINAPAALLLLLYQLVAEEQGVPADRLTGTIQNDVLKEYIARGTYIFPPKPSLRLIADIFKYCRAEIPKWNTISISGYHMAEAGASPAQEIAFTLADGIEYVRTAVSAGMDVDDFAPRLSFFFVARTTILEEVAKFRAARRIWAKVMREEFGAKNPKSLMLRFHTQTAGVQLTAQQPEVNLVRVAVQGLGAVLGGTQSLHTNSFDEAIALPTDKSARLALRTQQVLAYETDVTATVDPFAGSYVVEKMTDDVEAAAVELMRKIEDLGGAVAAIEHGFQKREIEENAYRIAQETDSGERVVVGVNRFRLDEEEPYEPLRVDPFIETQQAERIAKLRAWRDQDRVDRHLAALQKAAAGDDSVLYPMKDALSVGATVGEVCDALREIWGTYTPGELF